A window of the Gossypium hirsutum isolate 1008001.06 chromosome A05, Gossypium_hirsutum_v2.1, whole genome shotgun sequence genome harbors these coding sequences:
- the LOC107957776 gene encoding serine/threonine-protein kinase SAPK2 isoform X1 encodes MERYEILKDIGSGNFGVAKLVRDKWTRELFAVKFIERGQKIDEHVQREIMNHRSLKHPNIVRFKEVRLTPTHLAIVMEYAAGGELFDRICNAGRFGEDEARFFFQQLISGVSYCHSMQICHRDLKLENTLLDSSTAPRVKICDFGYSKSSVLHSQPKSTVGTPAYIAPEVLSKKEYDGKIADVWSCGVTLYVMLVGAYPFEDPDDPKNFRKTIGRILTVHYSIPDYIRVSMDCKHLLSRIFVENPGKRISITEIKSHPWFLKNLPMELKEGGNWESHDVNNPSQSLEEAQSIIREAMKTTEVPKGGELFLGGSMDLDDDLDGDEDLEDVESSGDFVCPL; translated from the exons ATGGAGCGTTATGAAATCTTGAAAGATATCGGGTCAGGGAACTTTGGTGTAGCTAAACTGGTTAGAGATAAATGGACAAGAGAGCTCTTTGCTGTTAAGTTCATTGAGAGAGGGCAGAAG ATTGATGAACATGTGCAAAGGGAAATCATGAACCATAGATCATTGAAGCATCCCAATATTGTTAGATTCAAAGAG GTTCGTCTTACACCTACTCATCTAGCCATAGTCATGGAGTATGCTGCAGGGGGAGAACTCTTTGACCGCATTTGCAATGCTGGTCGATTCGGTGAGGATGAG GCAAGGTTTTTCTTTCAGCAGTTGATATCAGGAGTCAGTTACTGTCATTCAATG CAAATATGCCACCGGGATCTTAAACTTGAAAATACTCTCTTAGATAGCAGCACGGCACCGCGTGTCAAAATCTGCGATTTCGGATACTCAAAG TCATCTGTCCTTCATTCTCAACCAAAATCTACGGTCGGAACACCAGCTTACATTGCTCCTGAGGTTCTATCCAAGAAAGAATATGATGGGAAG ATTGCAGATGTTTGGTCATGTGGGGTGACCTTATATGTGATGCTAGTAGGGGCATATCCTTTTGAAGATCCTGATGATCCAAAAAACTTTAGAAAGACAATTGGG AGAATACTGACTGTCCACTACTCAATCCCCGATTATATCCGAGTTTCTATGGACTGCAAGCATCTTCTGTCTCGGATATTTGTGGAAAATCCTGGAAAG AGAATAAGTATAACAGAGATTAAAAGCCACCCATGGTTCTTAAAGAACTTGCCTATGGAACTGAAGGAAGGGGGAAACTGGGAGAGCCATGATGTGAACAACCCTTCCCAAAGCTTGGAAGAAGCACAGTCTATAATACGAGAGGCCATGAAAACCACTGAGGTCCCCAAGGGCGGGGAACTTTTCCTGGGAGGGAGCATGGATCTTGATGATGATTTAGATGGCGATGAAGATCTTGAAGATGTAGAGTCAAGTGGTGATTTTGTGTGCCCACTCTGA
- the LOC107957776 gene encoding serine/threonine-protein kinase SAPK1 isoform X2 — MERYEILKDIGSGNFGVAKLVRDKWTRELFAVKFIERGQKIDEHVQREIMNHRSLKHPNIVRFKEVRLTPTHLAIVMEYAAGGELFDRICNAGRFGEDEQICHRDLKLENTLLDSSTAPRVKICDFGYSKSSVLHSQPKSTVGTPAYIAPEVLSKKEYDGKIADVWSCGVTLYVMLVGAYPFEDPDDPKNFRKTIGRILTVHYSIPDYIRVSMDCKHLLSRIFVENPGKRISITEIKSHPWFLKNLPMELKEGGNWESHDVNNPSQSLEEAQSIIREAMKTTEVPKGGELFLGGSMDLDDDLDGDEDLEDVESSGDFVCPL, encoded by the exons ATGGAGCGTTATGAAATCTTGAAAGATATCGGGTCAGGGAACTTTGGTGTAGCTAAACTGGTTAGAGATAAATGGACAAGAGAGCTCTTTGCTGTTAAGTTCATTGAGAGAGGGCAGAAG ATTGATGAACATGTGCAAAGGGAAATCATGAACCATAGATCATTGAAGCATCCCAATATTGTTAGATTCAAAGAG GTTCGTCTTACACCTACTCATCTAGCCATAGTCATGGAGTATGCTGCAGGGGGAGAACTCTTTGACCGCATTTGCAATGCTGGTCGATTCGGTGAGGATGAG CAAATATGCCACCGGGATCTTAAACTTGAAAATACTCTCTTAGATAGCAGCACGGCACCGCGTGTCAAAATCTGCGATTTCGGATACTCAAAG TCATCTGTCCTTCATTCTCAACCAAAATCTACGGTCGGAACACCAGCTTACATTGCTCCTGAGGTTCTATCCAAGAAAGAATATGATGGGAAG ATTGCAGATGTTTGGTCATGTGGGGTGACCTTATATGTGATGCTAGTAGGGGCATATCCTTTTGAAGATCCTGATGATCCAAAAAACTTTAGAAAGACAATTGGG AGAATACTGACTGTCCACTACTCAATCCCCGATTATATCCGAGTTTCTATGGACTGCAAGCATCTTCTGTCTCGGATATTTGTGGAAAATCCTGGAAAG AGAATAAGTATAACAGAGATTAAAAGCCACCCATGGTTCTTAAAGAACTTGCCTATGGAACTGAAGGAAGGGGGAAACTGGGAGAGCCATGATGTGAACAACCCTTCCCAAAGCTTGGAAGAAGCACAGTCTATAATACGAGAGGCCATGAAAACCACTGAGGTCCCCAAGGGCGGGGAACTTTTCCTGGGAGGGAGCATGGATCTTGATGATGATTTAGATGGCGATGAAGATCTTGAAGATGTAGAGTCAAGTGGTGATTTTGTGTGCCCACTCTGA
- the LOC107961259 gene encoding plant cysteine oxidase 1, which yields MDCKMEKSKIQMLYDACNYVFSQEELPNFQQIQCLKNILNTFEAVDVGIDEFRLDGSPGSGEVMNSNGLISGQGVSEITYIHIYECDQFSMGIFCLPARRTFPLHDHPGMTVLSKLLYGSVCIKAYDWVRGETCSPRTNGLAGTAIDGIFNAPCEPSVLFPRSGGNIHSFTALTPCAILDVLSPPYSDDLGRPSTYFLDFPIPSLPGYAWLEEREVKLPCDLVVKGAPYLGPPLDVPDDDLC from the exons ATGGACTGTAAAATGGAGAAAAGCAAGATACAAATGCTATATGATGCCTGTAATTATGTATTTTCCCAGGAAGAGCTTCCAAATTTCCAACAAATTCAATGCCTCAAAAACATCTTAA ATACGTTTGAAGCTGTGGATGTTGGCATAGACGAATTTAGGTTGGATGGATCTCCAGGTTCAGGCGAGGTCATGAACAGCAATGGGTTGATTTCTGGGCAAGGAGTTTCTGAAATAACTTACATTCACATCTATGAATGTGACCAATTTTCA ATGGGAATTTTTTGCCTTCCAGCCAGGAGGACATTTCCTCTACATGATCATCCCGGGATGACGGTTCTAAGCAAACTTCTTTATGGTTCAGTTTGCATCAAAGCCTACGATTGGGTTCGTGGGGAGACTTGTAGCCCCAGAACAA ATGGATTAGCAGGCACAGCAATAGATGGCATCTTCAATGCACCATGTGAACCATCGGTCTTGTTCCCAAGGAGCGGTGGAAACATCCACTCATTCACAGCCTTGACCCCTTGTGCTATCTTGGATGTCTTATCTCCGCCCTACTCCGATGACTTGGGCAGGCCCTCCACCTACTTCTTAGACTTCCCCATCCCTTCTCTTCCTG GTTATGCTTGGCTTGAGGAAAGAGAAGTAAAACTGCCATGTGACTTGGTTGTTAAGGGGGCACCTTACCTTGGTCCTCCACTTGATGTACCAGATGATGATCTTTGCTAA